AAACGAATAGTTTGCACACTGACCCCAAATTTTTCTGCAAGCTGCTCATCTGTTATGAAAGGATTTTCTTCAATCGCAACTTGAAGTTTCATTTGACGATCCTTTTTAGAATATTTTTTCATGCACGTATCCTCATCTCTTTTTTGTGAAAGGTATTAATACCAGCTACTAAACAGTAGGTAAAAAAAGGAAGTTACCTCTGTAGGATAACATTCAGAACTTCCTTTGTATTTATAGGTACTTTAATATGTTATTAAAAATCAAGCCAAGTTGCAAGTTTTTTTAAAGATTGTTACATAGGTTTAATCTAGTTTTTGCTCCGTGAAGACGCCTTCTTCCTCCAGAAGTGCTACTAATTTTTCGTAGTTTTTGTTCTCTAACATACCTTCTTCAAAAATCATATGAACGGCATCTTGGCGGGCGATCTCCAGTACGCGGTAATCGTGAACCATATCTGCTACTTTGAATTCTGGAACACCGCTTTGTTTTCTACCGAAGAAATCTCCAGGGCCACGAAGTTCTAGATCGCGTTCACTAACCACGAAGCCATCGTTTGTTTCTGACATAATCATCATACGTTCTTTGCCGACTTCGGTTTTTGGGTCAGCAATTAAAATACAGTAAGACTGATCTGCCCCGCGCCCAACTCGGCCTCTAAGTTGATGCAATTGTGCTAAACCAAAACGGTCGGCATCGTAAATGACCATCATGGTAGCATTTGGTACGTTTACGCCGACTTCAACGACAGTGGTCGAAACAAGGCAATCAATTTTTTTATCATTAAAGTCGCGCATAATTTGCTCTTTATCTGCTGGTAATAGTTTACCGTGCATAAGACCTGGAATATATTTAGTGCCCCATTTATTTTGTAGAATGTTGAAAACGTCTATCGCATTTTGCACATCAAGTTTTTCTGATTCTTCAATTAGCGGACAAATGATGTAGACTTGGTGGCCTTTGTCGATTTCTTTTTCCATAAAACCGATAACGCGATCAAGCATTTGATGTTTTACCCAGTAAGTTTCAATTTCTTTTCGACCAGCTGGGAGTTCATCGATAATCGATACATCCATTTCGCCAAACGCTGTAATTGCAAGCGTTCTAGGAATTGGGGTTGCGGTCATAAATAAAACATCCGGATATTCCCCTTTTTCACGAAGAACACGACGCTGTGCTACGCCAAATCGATGTTGTTCATCCGTAATAACTAAACCTAGGCGATGATAAATTACTTCGTCTTGAATTAATGCATGCGTTCCGATTAAAACATCAATGGAGCCATTTTCAAGCATTGCTAGTAATTCTCTGCGCTGTTTGCCTTTCACACTACTCGTTAGTAAGCCAACTGTAATATCAAAAGGTTGCAACAGCTCTACTAAGGAATTCGCATGTTGCTCGGCTAAAATTTCGGTTGGTACCATGAGCGCACTTTGGAAGCCACTTTTGGCAGCTGCATACATGGCAATAGATGCTACAACTGTTTTACCCGATCCCACGTCTCCTTGTAGCAAACGATTCATATGGAAGTGTGATAACATATCGCCGCAAATTTCATTGACTACTCGTTTTTGTGCTTTTGTTAGTGGAAATGGCAAGGAATCAATGTAATGGCGCAAATCTTCTACATCGTAATTAATCGAAATTCCGCCTGATTTCTCGCGTTCAATTTTACGGAAAAACTGCATTTTTAATTGGAACAATAAGAATTCTTCATAGACCATTCGACGTCTAGCTTGTTTCAATTCTTCGTTATTTTTTGGAAAATGAAGAATGCGTACTGCTTCCAAGCGATCCATTAATTGGTATTTTTCTAATAGATTACTTGGAATAACTTCTTCTATATCTTGACTATAGCTATCAAAAGCCAGTCTCGTATATTTTTGCATTGTTTTGTTGCGTAACGTTCCTTTTAGTCGATAAACGCCCTCTAACTCTTCTTCGTTTTCGACAGCACCAATTTTAATTTTGCTGGCTGTAACTTGTGCGCGGCTCTTGTCCCATTTGCCAGAAATTGTCACTGTTTCACCAACGCTTATTTTACTTTTTAAATAGGGTTGATTGAAAAAATCGATTTTGATGACTTGACCTTCTGTTGACACGCGGAAAGAGAGCTTGGATTTTTTGCGACCGTAAAAGGCTACTGTTGCTTCTGTTAGGACTTCGCCTTGAATGGTAATCCGTTCTTCGTGCGCCACTTCGGATAAATCCCGCAACCGATAATCCTCATAGCGATACGGGAAGTTCCAAAGCAAATCATGCACGGTAGATAAACCTAACTCTTTTAACGTTTTCGCTGTTTCTTCGCCAATTCCTTTGATTTCAGTTGTCGGGATTCGTTTAAGTTCACTCACGCTTATCTTCTGGCGACAGTCCAAAAATCTTCCGCTGAATTGCACGTCCAGTCGGTGTAGCCGCCAATCCTCCTTCTGCCGTTTCTCTTAAAGAGCTTGGCATTTGTAAGCCTACGCGGTGCATTGCTTCAATTACTTCATCACATGGAATCCGGCTCTTAATACCTGCGAGCGCCATATCTGCTGAAATAATTGCTTGCGAGGAACCAAGTGCATTACGTTTAACACATGGTACTTCCACAAGTCCCGCTACTGGATCACAAACAAGTCCAAGCATATTTTTCATCGTCATTGCCATAGCATGTGCTGATTGTTCTGGCGTCCCACCGGCTGCTGCTACAATCGCCGCTGAAGCCATCGCACTTGCTGAGCCAATTTCTGCCTGACAGCCACCAGCCGCTCCACTTATAAAAGCATTATTCGCAACAACATACCCAAGGGCACCTGCTGTGAATAAAAAGTTCACCATATCCTCACGCGACATTTCCAGACGATCTTTTAAAGAAAAAAGTACACCTGGTACAACTCCGGCACTCCCTGCAGTTGGGGTGGCGCAAATGACGCCCATTGAAGCATTAACTTCATTCGTCGCGATTGCTTTTGCTACAGAATCCAGTAAAACTTCGCCTGATAAGAAGTTTCCTTTTTTGATATAGTCTTGCATTAGGACGGCATCTCCGCCTGTTAAGCCAGTTGTAGAAGTAACTCCTGCCTCACCCTCGCGAATAGCTTCTTCCATAATATCTAAATTCCGTTCCATCGCAGCTGTTATTTCTTCCCGCGGTAAACCAGAAATATTCATTTCACGCTTAATCATAATTTCAGCAATAGTTAGGTTCTCGCGTTCCGCGATATCTACTAATTCTGCTACAGTTCTAAACATTGTCCACACTCACTTTCTTTACTCTTTACCAACATACCTGATTTACAACTCAAAATAAAGCCAAATGCACGTTTTGTTTACGCACATTTGGCTTTACACAAATCGAGCGAAAGCCACCGATTTACTAGAGATCAAGTATCAAACTACTAAATCATGACACTTGCTACTTGATAAATCCCTGGTAATTCAGCAATTTTGCTAATTAAAGCTTGTTCGACGTGTTGGTCCACTTCAATTACCATTAACGCTTCATCGCCTTTTACTTTACGCGATACTTTCATTTGACCGATATTAATTTTATGGTCGGCAATCACAGAAGATACTGCAGCAATCGCGCCAAATTTGTCTTGATGCAAAATAAGGATAGCTGGAGCAGTTCCAGTGAATTCTAGTTCGAATTCGTTTAAACGAATAATTTCTACTTTTCCACCGCCAATGGATGCACCAATTAATGTCATTTGTTGCATGCCATGTTTTAAAACTAATTTTACAGTGTTTGGATGAGGCGGCTCTTCCACTTCTTCAATAAACTGAATGCGCATGCCCCACTCTTCAGCAAGCTTCGGAGATTCTTTCATGCGCGGATCATCTGGCTCAAAGCCGAGCAATCCGCCAATCAGCGCTACATCAGTACCATGACCTTTATAGGTTTTGGCAAAAGAACCATATAAATGAATATCTACTTGGGATGGTTGTTCATTAAAAACAGCTCGTGCAATGGCACCAATACGACTAGCACCGGCAGTATGAGAACTTGACGGACCAATCATTACTGGACCAATAATATCAAATACGCTATTAAATTTCACTAAAATCATCCTTTCTTCTATTCATTTACAGAGGCGTCTTTATTCTACAGCAAAAATATACGGATAAACTGGTTGGTCACCTTCGTGAATTTCTACTTCGACATCAGGGAAAGCTTCTGTTACTTTATCAGCAAGCGTTTCTGCTTTTGAAGTATCTGAATCTTCACCAACAATGATAGTAACGATTTCGCTATCGTCATCGAGCAGTTTCTCCAGTGTTTCGTATGCAGCTTCTTCTAATGTTGCACAGCTGACTTTGATTTTGCCTTCAACCATACCGATGAAGCTGTCTTTTTTGATTTCGACACCTTCTACTGTTGTATCACGTACAGCTGTCGTTACTTGGCCACTTGCTACGTCTTCAATTGCTGCTCTCATTGCTTCTGCATTAGCTAGGAAATCTTGATCTGCTTGGAATGAAAGAACGGCAGTAAGACCTTGTGGAATTGTTTTTGTAGGGATGATTTGTACTTTATCATCTCCTAGAATTTGTGCTGCTTGTTCTGCAGCCATTTGGATATTTTTATTATTTGGAAGAACAAAAACTTGTTCTGCATTTGCCGATTCAATTGCTTTTACGATATCTTCTGTACTTGGATTCATTGTTTGCCCACCTGAAAGAACAACGGAAACGCCCATGCTTTCAAATAGTTTCTTCAATCCTTCTCCAGCTGAAACAG
The sequence above is drawn from the Listeria monocytogenes genome and encodes:
- the recG gene encoding ATP-dependent DNA helicase RecG, translating into MSELKRIPTTEIKGIGEETAKTLKELGLSTVHDLLWNFPYRYEDYRLRDLSEVAHEERITIQGEVLTEATVAFYGRKKSKLSFRVSTEGQVIKIDFFNQPYLKSKISVGETVTISGKWDKSRAQVTASKIKIGAVENEEELEGVYRLKGTLRNKTMQKYTRLAFDSYSQDIEEVIPSNLLEKYQLMDRLEAVRILHFPKNNEELKQARRRMVYEEFLLFQLKMQFFRKIEREKSGGISINYDVEDLRHYIDSLPFPLTKAQKRVVNEICGDMLSHFHMNRLLQGDVGSGKTVVASIAMYAAAKSGFQSALMVPTEILAEQHANSLVELLQPFDITVGLLTSSVKGKQRRELLAMLENGSIDVLIGTHALIQDEVIYHRLGLVITDEQHRFGVAQRRVLREKGEYPDVLFMTATPIPRTLAITAFGEMDVSIIDELPAGRKEIETYWVKHQMLDRVIGFMEKEIDKGHQVYIICPLIEESEKLDVQNAIDVFNILQNKWGTKYIPGLMHGKLLPADKEQIMRDFNDKKIDCLVSTTVVEVGVNVPNATMMVIYDADRFGLAQLHQLRGRVGRGADQSYCILIADPKTEVGKERMMIMSETNDGFVVSERDLELRGPGDFFGRKQSGVPEFKVADMVHDYRVLEIARQDAVHMIFEEGMLENKNYEKLVALLEEEGVFTEQKLD
- the sdaAA gene encoding L-serine ammonia-lyase, iron-sulfur-dependent, subunit alpha, whose product is MFRTVAELVDIAERENLTIAEIMIKREMNISGLPREEITAAMERNLDIMEEAIREGEAGVTSTTGLTGGDAVLMQDYIKKGNFLSGEVLLDSVAKAIATNEVNASMGVICATPTAGSAGVVPGVLFSLKDRLEMSREDMVNFLFTAGALGYVVANNAFISGAAGGCQAEIGSASAMASAAIVAAAGGTPEQSAHAMAMTMKNMLGLVCDPVAGLVEVPCVKRNALGSSQAIISADMALAGIKSRIPCDEVIEAMHRVGLQMPSSLRETAEGGLAATPTGRAIQRKIFGLSPEDKRE
- the sdaAB gene encoding L-serine ammonia-lyase, iron-sulfur-dependent subunit beta, with amino-acid sequence MKFNSVFDIIGPVMIGPSSSHTAGASRIGAIARAVFNEQPSQVDIHLYGSFAKTYKGHGTDVALIGGLLGFEPDDPRMKESPKLAEEWGMRIQFIEEVEEPPHPNTVKLVLKHGMQQMTLIGASIGGGKVEIIRLNEFELEFTGTAPAILILHQDKFGAIAAVSSVIADHKINIGQMKVSRKVKGDEALMVIEVDQHVEQALISKIAELPGIYQVASVMI